From Paenibacillus antri:
AAAACGCGACGTACTACCTGAGCGAAGTGCCGGGCATTGACGTCATCCTGTTCGGGCATGCGCACAAGAACTTCCCGGATCCTTCCTTCGCGAATACGCCGGGCATCGACTTGGAGAAGGGGACCATCAACGGCGTAGCCGCCGCGATGCCGGGGTTCTGGGGCAACCATCTCGGCGTCGTAGATTTGGAGCTCACCCAAGTCGACGGCGAATGGACCGTATCGAATTCGAAGGTCGAGCTGCGGAAAATTTTCGACGCGACGGCGAAGACGGCGCTCGTCGAGGCCGATCCGGCCGTGGTGGAAGCGGTGGAAGCGGAGCATCATGCGACGATCGAATACGTTCGCGGTCCGGTCGGCGAGACGTCGGCTCCGATCAACAGCTTCTTCGCGCTGCTGCAGGACGACCCTTCGATCCAGATCGTAACGGATGCGCAGACCGCTTATATCGAGAATGCGCTGCAAGGCACGGAATACGAAGGATTGCCGATTTTGTCCGCGGGCGCCCCGTTCAAGGCGGGCGGCCGTCAAGGTCCGAACTACTATACGAACATCCCCGCGGGACCGATCGCGATCAAGAACGTGGCGGACCTGTACTTATACTCGAACACGGTGCACGCGGTATGGCTGACGGGCGCGGAAGTGAAGGAGTGGCTCGAGTGGACGGCGGGACAATTCCTGACGATCGATCCGACTTCTACGGAGGCGCAGCCGCTCGTGGACCCGACGTTCCCGACGTACAACTTCGACGTCATCGACGGCGTCACGTACGAGCTCGACGTGACGCAGCCGCCTCGATACGACGCGAGCGGCAAAGAGCTCGCGAATCCGAATTCGCATCGGGTCGTCAACCTGCAGTATAACGGCAAGCCGATCGATCCGGAGCAGAAGTTCGTCGTCGCGACGAACAACTACCGCGCTTCGTCCTCGCTTCGCGCCAATCCGGACGGCGAACGCATTATCGTGAAGGCGCCGGACGAAAATCGCCAAGCGGTCATCGATTACATTCGCGACAACGGAACGATCAACCCGTCGGCGGACGGCAACTGGAAGCTCGCGAACACGTTCGGTTCGGCGAAGGTGACGTTCCAGACGTCCCCGGCCGCGGCCGAGTTCGCGAAGTCGATGGATACGCTGCAATACCTTGGCGAGACGGCCGACGGCTATGCGGAATACCGCGTCGTCTTGGGCGGCGATTCGGCGTCAACGCCTGCGCCAACGCCAGCGCCAGCGCCAACGCCAACGCCAACGCCAGCGCCAGTACCTGCGCCTGCTCCATCGCCGGCCGCAGAGCAAACTTACGTCGTGAAATCGGGAGACAACCTGACGAAGATCGCGAAGAAGTATGGCGTCGCTTGGCAGCAAATCGCGAAGCGCAACCAACTGAAAAATCCGAATTTGATTTATCCGAACCAAGTACTCGTCATTCCGATGAAGTAAGACGATTCGGCCCAATTTCGACCCGGGGGGAAGCCCTCGGGTTTTCTTTTGCATTTTCAAGAGAGGAGAACGCATGAAAACGGACGCGACAGCAAAAAATACCAACCGTGAACCATAACGGGGGGAGCGCCATGGCGATGCGCAGGGATCGGCGGACGTTCCGTCGGAAAATCGCGGAAATCAGCATGTTCGGAACGACGCATATGCATTTCCGCAACCCGTGGGTCGTCGCTTGGTGGTCGGCGGCGTTCCCGGGAACGGGACATCTGTTGCTTCAAAAATATATGAGAGGATTTCTCCTCTTCGTCTGGGAGATGTTCGTCAACACGAAATCTCAGCTGAACATGGCCATGGTGTATTCGTTCAACGGGCAGATCGAGCAGGCCAAGGAGGTGCTCGATCTGCGTTGGATGGCGCTGTACGCGCCGGTGTATTTGTTTACGATCTACGACAGCTACCGGACATGCGTGGACATGAACAAATACACGATGCTCGCCCGGTACGAGAACGCGCCGATCCACAGCTTCTGCCTCGGACCGTTCGAGATCAATTATTTGGATAAGCGGAACCCTTGGGTCGCCTTCGCGTGGTCGC
This genomic window contains:
- a CDS encoding bifunctional 2',3'-cyclic-nucleotide 2'-phosphodiesterase/3'-nucleotidase — protein: MRKNAWKRGVLAATVAFNVMAVPVWASAAEETAPVVKLRVLETTDLHTNMVNYDYFADKPTDEYGFAKTATLIKEARAEAKNSLLFDNGDLIQGNPLGDYVAKVDPLQQGETHPVYKAMNLFGYDAGNIGNHEFNFGLDFLATSLAGADFPYVNANVYVDDGDADESNDRHYFEHPYLILDREVVDESGTKHTIKVGVIGFVPPQIMAWDKAHLEGKVVAKDIIQTAKALVPKMKEEGADIVVAIPHSGFETVPQTDNMENATYYLSEVPGIDVILFGHAHKNFPDPSFANTPGIDLEKGTINGVAAAMPGFWGNHLGVVDLELTQVDGEWTVSNSKVELRKIFDATAKTALVEADPAVVEAVEAEHHATIEYVRGPVGETSAPINSFFALLQDDPSIQIVTDAQTAYIENALQGTEYEGLPILSAGAPFKAGGRQGPNYYTNIPAGPIAIKNVADLYLYSNTVHAVWLTGAEVKEWLEWTAGQFLTIDPTSTEAQPLVDPTFPTYNFDVIDGVTYELDVTQPPRYDASGKELANPNSHRVVNLQYNGKPIDPEQKFVVATNNYRASSSLRANPDGERIIVKAPDENRQAVIDYIRDNGTINPSADGNWKLANTFGSAKVTFQTSPAAAEFAKSMDTLQYLGETADGYAEYRVVLGGDSASTPAPTPAPAPTPTPTPAPVPAPAPSPAAEQTYVVKSGDNLTKIAKKYGVAWQQIAKRNQLKNPNLIYPNQVLVIPMK